The Solanum stenotomum isolate F172 unplaced genomic scaffold, ASM1918654v1 scaffold6102, whole genome shotgun sequence genome has a window encoding:
- the LOC125852830 gene encoding putative late blight resistance protein homolog R1A-3 has translation MERGEENEGQTKGEDNKSLILRIACMEIGKENEGEIEKLPSNSLVSCRVVLREDIDNLLDFIERLNSGRVRTSLDIEELTLKLTFVSAVCGLYYSLFLESCNDEMSCISNEIHDLVQSLFHPSGVDMLVHRMFFPLLENIRSYISSHSYVEPSRVTTMTEDRFIELLDAIHMYLPSLLKFCSEFIFPSMTQHELLQNVFGNLRDFHRLKVNSCVEYEIIEYVLPHLQLMALRVVNFCCSTIVDLSAHIHSKLDNLLVEVIPVELEVMHICCTNLKGSKSEEVERFIKQLVEASPDILRESLIHIQQHMVNALTPSASTYTIHVMIEFLLIILTDVLKDVIRHDKLFVLLARVIELTKEVFVLVRNLEENMNEASDANLNLLENIELLKVDIKNDYLKARADSSQLPFPMSDGPLFMTLLLINLNDLANSNASSVALIKEEIKQVQEDLEIIRSFFGYVEQELHRDLWTCVLDVAYEVEHSINSILVRDHGLLQLIFILPDTVEKIKLVKREVQEKIPKSRGIIVANAPNKPVIRNSSSTVGKIIVGFEEETEWIIRKLTSGPAEIDVISIVGMPGIGKTTLAYRVYNDKSIVDHFDVCAWCTVDQERNEKKLLQKIFNQVIGLKERFNEDHDIDDDVADKLRKQLFGKRYLIVLDDMWDTATLDELTRPFPELQKGSRVILTSRKKEVALHGKCHSDPLYLRLLRSEESWELLEERVFGEERCPDELKDVGEKIARKCDGLPLVLDLIGGVISRKEKKEALWLEVLNNLSSFIFKEEEEVVKVIQLSYDHLSDHVKPCFVCLASYPKDKLLSISHLKDLWISQGFVQQISMRSAEEVVDELISSSLVIPLDDSRCQMHDLVHDFCYIKSRKEKMFDFIGGSNASSSSGMMARGITNRFFDLDENFVVFNPEKKNPYVKHLLTLKVYKRRLPHKSHLKHLRLLKSLDLYGVTLTDYLLNEIGMLIHLKYLEIQTHADTLPPSFSNLCNLETLVVEGPEGSHMLLSPCFWSLAKLRDVRMTRGALFDPDITVLDEDLRLENLRRLYELYLPGSEDTEDFFKRFPNLQNLRVCITQPEDCSAEKICFPRLDVLNELEVLLLSASSRASFHEYTHGFPSSLKRLWLKEFALTSDSLSRIARLPNLQVLDLENTIIEEGKEWNMEDVTFQNLKSLELFMVEFSEWQVDAEKSFPMLEELSIYYCDELMEIPDSFGDIASLELIGVYDSHQLRESAINIKEYVEEMTGEDKLKLIFG, from the exons ATggaaagaggagaagaaaatgaaggacAAACAAAAGGGGAAGATAACAAATCATTG ATTTTGAGAATTGCATGCATggaaataggaaaagaaaatgaaggagaaatagAGAAATTACCAAGCAACTCATTG GTGTCATGCCGCGTTGTACTTCGCGAGGACATCGACAATCTTCTAGATTTCATAGAGAGGTTAAATAGTGGGCGTGTTCGAACTTCTCTTGACATTGAAGAGTTGACATTGAAGCTGACGTTTGTGTCCGCAGTTTGTGGTCTTTATTActctttatttttggaaagttgtAATGACGAAATGTCTTGCATATCCAATGAGATTCATGATTTGGTTCAGTCACTGTTTCATCCAAGTGGAGTAGACATGCTGGTTCATAGAATGTTTTTTCCCCTCTTGGAGAATATCAGAAGTTATATTAGCTCACATAGCTATGTTGAACCAAGCCGTGTAACAACCATGACCGAGGATCGTTTCATTGAACTTTTAGATGCCATCCACATGTATCTCCCAAGTCTACTTAAGTTTTGTTCTGAATTTATTTTCCCATCAATGACTCAACATGAGCTTCTTCAGAATGTATTTGGCAATTTAAGAGATTTCCATAGGTTGAAAGTAAATAGTTGCGTTGAGTATGAAATAATCGAATATGTCTTACCTCATCTTCAACTTATGGCTCTGAGAGTAGTAAACTTCTGCTGTTCGACTATTGTGGATTTATCAGCTCATATTCACTCCAAGCTAGATAATCTACTTGTGGAGGTTATTCCTGTTGAACTGGAGGTTATGCACATATGTTGTACAAATTTGAAAGGTTCAAAGTCGGAAGAAGTTGAACGTTTCATCAAGCAGCTCGTAGAAGCCTCTCCGGACATTCTTAGAGAATCTCTGATTCATATACAACAGCACATGGTTAATGCTCTTACTCCTAGCGCTTCTACGTATACCATTCATGTCATGATAGAGTTCCTATTGATTATTCTTACTGATGTGCTCAAGGACGTTATTCGTCATGACAAATTGTTTGTTCTCTTGGCACGTGTTATAGAACTTACCAAGGAGGTATTTGTTCTTGTTCGCAACTTAGAAGAGAATATGAATGAAGCAAGTGATGCAAATCTAAACTTGCTGGAAAATATTGAACTCCTGAAGGTGGATATCAAGAATGATTACTTAAAAGCCCGTGCAGACTCATCTCAGCTCCCCTTCCCCATGAGTGATGGACCGCTCTTCATGACTCTTCTACTCATAAACTTGAATGACTTGGCCAATTCCAATGCGTCTTCAGTTGCTTtgataaaagaagaaattaagcAGGTGCAAGAAGACCTGGAAATCATAAGATCGTTCTTCGGGTATGTTGAGCAAGAGTTGCATAGAGATCTTTGGACTTGTGTTCTAGATGTGGCATATGAGGTGGAACATTCCATTAACTCAATTCTTGTCCGAGATCATGGTCTATTGCAGCTTATCTTCATACTTCCTGATACCGTAGAAAAGATCAAGCTTGTCAAAAGAGAGGTACAAGAGAAGATCCCCAAGAGCAGAGGTATTATTGTTGCAAACGCTCCCAACAAGCCGGTTATAAGAAACTCATCGAGTACAGTTGGTAAAATAATCGTAGGTTTTGAGGAGGAGACAGAGTGGATAATTAGGAAACTCACCAGCGGACCAGCTGAGATAGATGTCATTTCCATAGTTGGCATGCCAGGGATTGGAAAAACTACTTTGGCTTACAGAGTTTATAATGATAAGTCCATTGTTGATCATTTCGATGTTTGTGCTTGGTGCACCGTCGACCAGGAACGTAATGAGAAAAAGTTGTTGcagaaaattttcaatcaagTTATTGGTTTGAAAGAACGATTCAATGAGGATCATGACATAGATGATGACGTTGCGGATAAGCTGCGGaaacaactatttggaaaacgGTACCTTATTGTCTTGGATGACATGTGGGATACTGCAACATTGGATGAGCTAACAAGACCTTTTCCTGAATTACAGAAAGGAAGCAGAGTGATTTTAACAAGTCGAAAAAAGGAAGTGGCTTTGCATGGAAAATGCCATAGTGATCCTCTTTATCTTCGATTGCTAAGATCAGAAGAAAGTTGGGAGTTATTAGAGGAAAGGGTATTCGGAGAAGAACGTTGCCCTGATGAACTAAAGGATGTTGGAGAAAAGATAGCTCGAAAGTGTGATGGGCTTCCTTTAGTACTTGATCTAATCGGTGGAGTCATTTCAcggaaggaaaagaaagaggCTTTGTGGCTTGAAGTTCTGAATAATTTGAGTTCCTTTATTTTTaaggaggaagaggaagtgGTGAAGGTTATACAattaagttatgaccatttgtcAGATCACGTAAAGCCGTGTTTTGTTTGCCTTGCAAGTTATCCAAAGGACAAACTTTTAAGTATCTCTCATTTGAAAGATTTGTGGATTTCTCAAGGATTTGTGCAGCAGATTTCGATGAGAAGTGCAGAAGAAGTAGTGGATGAGTTAATTTCAAGTAGCTTGGTAATACCTCTCGATGATTCTAGATGCCAAATGCATGATCTTGTGCATGACTTTTGTTATATAAAATCTAGAAAGGAAAAGATGTTTGACTTCATAGGAGGTTCAAACGCTTCGTCTTCTTCTGGTATGATGGCACGAGGAATTACCAATCGTTTCTTTGATTTGGATGAAAATTTTGTGGTGTTTAATCCAGAAAAGAAGAATCCTTATGTTAAACACCTCCTCACTCTGAAGGTCTATAAGCGTCGTCTTCCCCACAAGAGTCACCTAAAACACTTGAGGCTTCTCAAAAGTTTGGATTTGTACGGCGTAACATTGACAGATTATTTGCTGAATGAAATCGGTATGCTCATTCATTTGAAGTACTTAGAAATTCAGACTCATGCTGACACTCTCCCTCCGTCATTTTCAAACCTCTGCAATCTAGAAACTCTGGTGGTGGAAGGCCCAGAGGGATCACACATGTTGCTATCGCCTTGTTTTTGGAGTCTTGCAAAGCTACGAGATGTACGGATGACGAGGGGTGCTCTCTTTGATCCGGACATCACTGTGTTAGATGAGGATTTAAGGTTAGAAAATTTGAGAAGATTATATGAGCTCTACCTTCCCGGTTCAGAAGACACAGAGGATTTTTTCAAAAGGTTTCCTAATCTTCAAAACCTTAGAGTCTGTATCACACAACCAGAAGATTGTTCAGCAGAGAAGATTTGTTTTCCAAGATTGGATGTCCTTAACGAACTTGAAGTACTCCTATTATCTGCTTCTTCTAGGGCTTCATTCCATGAATATACACACGGCTTCCCTTCGAGCTTGAAGAGACTGTGGTTGAAAGAGTTCGCTCTGACATCCGATTCATTGTCAAGAATTGCTAGACTACCCAACCTTCAAGTACTAGATCTAGAAAACACAATCATCGAGGAGGGGAAAGAATGGAACATGGAAGATGTCACTTTCCAGAATCTCAAATCTCTAGAATTGTTTATGGTGGAATTTTCTGAATGGCAGGTTGATGCAGAGAAATCCTTTCCCATGCTCGAGGAACTAAGTATATATTATTGTGATGAGCTTATGGAGATCCCAGATAGTTTTGGAGATATTGCGTCATTAGAGCTTATCGGAGTATATGACAGCCATCAGCTTAGAGAGTCGGCTATCAATATTAAggaatatgttgaagaaatgacTGGAGAAGACAAGCTTAAGTTAATCTTTGGTTGA
- the LOC125852831 gene encoding amino acid transporter AVT1I-like has protein sequence MESHSVERIETQNQIPRIMEPSKGTSFFRTCFNGINALSGIGTISVPYALSQGGWLCLMVLFLVAIICCYTGILLQKCMSVSPSINTYPDIGEFAFGNKGRILISIFLYLELYFVAIEFLILEGDNLHKLFPNAKIHFGCVKIVGREGFVLLVAIVILPTTWLKSLGLLAYVSIGGVLASIVLVFSIFWIGAIDGIGFEEKGVIWRWDGLISAISMYTFCYSGHAVFPTICNSMKDRSQFPKVIISY, from the exons ATGGAATCCCATAGTGTGGAGAGAATTGAGACTCAAAATCAGATTCCACGAATTATGGAGCCTAGTAAAGGAACCTCTTTCTTTAGAACATGTTTCAATGGTATTAATGCATTATCAG GTATTGGAACAATATCAGTACCCTATGCACTTTCACAAGGAGGATGGTTATGTTTGATGGTACTTTTTTTAGTAGCAATTATATGTTGTTACACAGGAATACTTTTACAAAAATGCATGAGTGTTTCACCATCAATCAATACATATCCTGATATTGGTGAATTTGCTTTTGGTAACAAAGGAAGAATCTTGATAtcaattttcttatatcttgAACTATACTTTGTTGCAATTGAGTTCCTCATATTAGAAGGTGACAATTTGCATAAATTATTCCCAaatgcaaaaattcattttgGTTGTGTTAAAATTGTTGGAAGGGAAGGATTTGTTTTATTAGTTGCTATTGTAATATTGCCAACAACATGGTTGAAAAGTTTAGgtttattggcttatgtttctATTGGTGGAGTTTTGGCTTCAATTGTTTTggttttttcaatattttggaTTGGTGCAATTGATGGTATTGGATTTGAAGAAAAAGGTGTGATTTGGAGATGGGATGGATTGATAAGTGCAATAAGTATGTATACATTTTGTTATAGTGGTCACGCTGTTTTCCCAACAATATGCAATTCCATGAAGGATAGGAGCCAATTTCCCAAGGTGATAATATCTTATTGA